A single Wolbachia endosymbiont (group A) of Bibio marci DNA region contains:
- the metK gene encoding methionine adenosyltransferase — translation MSSYKNLVTSESVAAGHPDKVADQISDAILDEYLFTDPFARAAIETLVTKDNVIIAGEVFGPNIKNSRIESIVRNTIKDIGYEHDGFHWRKVKVNILLHEQSNDIAIGLDQGAGDQGIMYGYATTETENLMPAPIFYAHSILKNIMSAVKEAKLGPDAKSQITLAYENNLPVRAESIIVSIQHPEDLDQSKVKEIIYPYIVSSLPEGWMCHEENLLVNPTGRFVIGGPVGDCGLTGRKIMVDTYGGYIPHGGGAFSGKDATKVDRSAAYMARYLAKNIVFAGLAKRCLVQLSYAIGISQPTSFYIDTFSTNTIDEKKIKKFIENSVDLSTKGIIKHLSLDRPIYKRTACYGHFGKESESDGGFSWESMNLSADLCREFNIEGNSKISLGC, via the coding sequence ATGAGTTCATATAAAAATTTAGTAACCAGTGAATCAGTGGCGGCTGGTCATCCAGATAAAGTAGCAGATCAAATTTCAGATGCAATACTTGATGAATACCTTTTCACTGATCCTTTTGCGCGAGCTGCAATAGAGACTTTAGTCACCAAAGATAACGTTATTATAGCTGGGGAAGTATTCGGACCTAACATCAAAAATAGCAGGATTGAAAGTATTGTACGGAATACAATAAAAGATATTGGTTATGAGCATGATGGTTTCCACTGGAGAAAAGTGAAGGTAAATATATTATTACATGAGCAATCAAATGACATTGCAATAGGGTTGGATCAAGGTGCTGGAGATCAGGGCATAATGTATGGCTATGCAACAACAGAGACAGAAAACCTTATGCCGGCTCCCATTTTTTATGCGCACTCGATTCTGAAAAATATCATGAGCGCAGTTAAAGAAGCAAAACTTGGTCCGGATGCAAAGTCACAAATCACTTTGGCATATGAGAATAACCTCCCGGTACGTGCTGAAAGTATTATTGTCTCAATACAGCACCCTGAGGATTTGGATCAATCAAAAGTAAAAGAAATAATTTACCCTTACATAGTTTCATCTTTACCTGAAGGATGGATGTGTCATGAGGAAAATCTCTTAGTCAATCCAACAGGTAGATTTGTTATTGGTGGGCCGGTTGGTGATTGTGGATTAACCGGACGGAAAATTATGGTTGATACTTATGGAGGTTATATTCCACACGGTGGAGGAGCGTTTTCCGGAAAAGATGCAACCAAAGTTGATAGATCTGCAGCTTATATGGCAAGATACCTTGCTAAAAATATTGTCTTTGCAGGTTTGGCTAAACGTTGTCTTGTGCAGCTTTCTTATGCAATTGGTATATCACAACCTACTTCATTCTATATTGACACATTTAGTACAAATACGATAGATGAAAAAAAGATTAAAAAGTTTATTGAGAATAGTGTGGATTTATCAACAAAAGGCATAATTAAGCATTTATCGCTTGATCGTCCTATATATAAACGTACAGCCTGTTATGGACATTTTGGTAAAGAGTCAGAAAGTGACGGTGGATTTTCTTGGGAAAGCATGAACTTGTCTGCTGATCTTTGTAGAGAATTCAATATAGAAGGTAATAGTAAAATTTCTTTAGGTTGCTGA